A single window of Halotalea alkalilenta DNA harbors:
- a CDS encoding flagellin N-terminal helical domain-containing protein: MRVSTAGMFQRNIELLQSQQSRDNAALERLATNQRINRPSDDPQGAARVIELTQAQVRSEQYASSRTAATSALMLQESALADLTDTLHSARSLLVQAGSGTLDSATVAGLGEQLSVLVDRIEDTLRTRDADGNYLFSGQQGTADPLGDGANAEPRSYRIDDGLTIDGPVNRDQLMSPAGEDGPDLVEWLREVADGLLAGDVDVISDTALADLDAGLDNVLGIRALGGSRLNQLERLDELSSDRDVSRQDEISGLRDVDYAQALSEAAMTSLALEVAMRSIAQSQQLSMFDLLNG, translated from the coding sequence ATGCGAGTCAGCACCGCCGGGATGTTCCAGCGCAACATCGAGCTGCTCCAAAGCCAGCAGTCCCGCGATAACGCCGCGCTGGAGCGTCTTGCCACCAACCAACGGATCAACCGTCCGTCCGACGATCCGCAGGGCGCCGCGCGAGTGATCGAACTGACCCAGGCGCAGGTGCGCAGCGAGCAGTACGCCTCTAGCCGCACGGCTGCTACCAGTGCCCTGATGCTGCAGGAGAGCGCGCTCGCCGATCTCACCGATACGCTCCATTCCGCCCGCTCGCTGCTGGTCCAGGCCGGTAGCGGCACGCTCGACAGCGCGACGGTGGCAGGGCTTGGCGAGCAGCTCTCCGTGCTGGTGGATCGGATCGAGGACACGCTGCGTACCCGCGACGCAGATGGTAATTATCTCTTTTCCGGCCAGCAGGGCACGGCGGACCCATTGGGCGACGGCGCCAACGCCGAGCCGCGCAGCTATCGCATCGACGATGGCCTGACCATCGATGGTCCGGTCAATCGCGATCAGCTGATGTCCCCGGCGGGCGAGGACGGACCCGACCTGGTCGAGTGGCTGCGCGAGGTCGCCGATGGTCTCCTGGCCGGCGATGTCGATGTCATCTCGGATACCGCCCTGGCTGATTTGGATGCGGGACTCGACAACGTGCTAGGTATCCGCGCACTGGGCGGCAGCCGCCTCAACCAGCTCGAACGGCTCGACGAACTCAGCAGCGACCGCGACGTTTCCCGGCAGGACGAGATCAGCGGGCTACGCGACGTCGACTACGCCCAGGCGCTCTCCGAGGCGGCCATGACCAGTCTCGCGCTCGAGGTCGCGATGAGGAGCATCGCCCAGAGTCAGCAGCTGTCGATGTTCGATCTGCTCAACGGCTGA
- the flgK gene encoding flagellar hook-associated protein FlgK: MSNLYSIGSSGLRAAQAQLNASSNNIANVDAPGYSRQNALLSSGFGGGSGVSISGIGRDYSRAIGEQLNAALSRQASLQAQSSSLATLESLYGSGGLDQSLNDFFSASASLADAPSSSSSRQALIGDAEALVSRFNAYASQLDEISTTVDKQLASTQGQIEDGAARLAELNKQIVRVRAQTGSEPNELLDQRDQLVSDLSELAEVRVFEQDGLYNLSLADGTALVLGERTVAVPEDAWQRVQGGTLGGLNEFNQGALAEARSGLDGLMRDFADSVEEAYSAPLFGYQAPQQEGDVGRLTLEVTDADDLITGEGGVLDGSRMRAIADLQDSERFGDQYAAMVSRVGTSAANVEARLSTQQSLTSELSGAMQSISGVDLNEEAVRLAQYQRFYQANAQVIQTATNLLDTILAIR, from the coding sequence ATGAGCAACCTCTACTCCATTGGCAGCAGCGGGCTGCGTGCAGCGCAGGCCCAGCTGAACGCGTCGAGCAACAACATCGCCAATGTCGATGCCCCTGGCTACAGCCGCCAGAACGCCCTGCTCTCCAGCGGTTTCGGGGGCGGTTCGGGAGTATCGATCAGCGGTATCGGGCGTGACTATTCGCGGGCGATCGGCGAGCAGTTGAACGCGGCGCTGTCGCGCCAGGCCTCGCTGCAGGCTCAGAGCAGCTCGCTCGCTACGCTTGAGTCGCTCTATGGCAGCGGCGGGCTCGATCAGAGCCTCAACGACTTCTTCTCCGCGAGCGCCTCGCTCGCCGACGCGCCGAGTTCGAGCTCCTCGCGCCAGGCGCTGATCGGCGACGCCGAGGCGCTGGTCAGTCGTTTCAACGCCTATGCCAGCCAGCTCGACGAGATTTCCACCACTGTCGATAAGCAGCTCGCGTCCACCCAGGGGCAGATTGAGGATGGTGCGGCGCGGCTTGCCGAACTCAACAAGCAGATCGTCCGCGTTCGTGCCCAGACCGGCAGCGAACCCAACGAACTGCTCGACCAGCGTGATCAGCTGGTCAGCGACCTCAGCGAGCTTGCAGAGGTGCGGGTGTTCGAGCAGGACGGCCTCTACAATCTCTCGCTCGCCGATGGCACCGCGCTGGTGCTCGGCGAGCGTACGGTCGCGGTTCCTGAAGATGCATGGCAGCGGGTCCAGGGAGGTACCCTGGGCGGGTTGAACGAGTTCAACCAGGGCGCTTTGGCTGAAGCGCGCAGCGGATTGGATGGGCTGATGAGGGACTTCGCCGACAGCGTCGAGGAAGCCTATTCGGCGCCGCTTTTTGGCTATCAGGCCCCGCAGCAGGAAGGTGACGTCGGGCGGCTGACGCTCGAGGTCACCGATGCCGACGATCTGATCACCGGAGAGGGCGGTGTGCTCGATGGCAGCCGGATGCGCGCGATCGCCGATCTGCAGGATAGCGAGCGTTTCGGTGATCAGTATGCCGCCATGGTCTCCAGGGTCGGCACCTCGGCGGCCAACGTGGAGGCACGCCTCTCGACCCAGCAGAGCCTGACCAGTGAGCTGAGCGGTGCGATGCAGTCGATCAGCGGCGTGGACCTCAACGAGGAGGCGGTGCGGCTGGCCCAGTACCAGCGCTTCTACCAGGCCAATGCGCAGGTGATTCAGACCGCCACCAACCTGCTCGATACGATTCTCGCGATTCGTTAG
- the flgJ gene encoding flagellar assembly peptidoglycan hydrolase FlgJ, which translates to MSLDSTTGFALDVNGLSRIRRAESAEQGAGLRPVAQQFEALFLNMMLKSMREAIPKGDLVQSPALDTLGSMRDQQFAQALAGKGIGLADLLVEQLSARRGEAVATRDDQAALGESGVPWRIPPELASTRQGAQMQATDAGIQDRLDRLLGEVAPHVQAFLDRLAGPALRVAESSGIPARLILAQAALETGWGRSVADNGNGESSHNLFGIKATGGWQGDSTLATTHEFEGGAMVKREERFRSYASIEQSLEDYARLLTESPRYAGIKGASSEEGARQLQAGGYATDPDYADKLISILRQLPASLEHGWASGSATGRATPLDALGDLARNPTALF; encoded by the coding sequence ATGAGCCTGGATTCGACCACGGGCTTCGCCCTCGACGTCAACGGCTTGAGCAGGATTCGCCGCGCCGAGAGCGCGGAGCAGGGCGCCGGCCTGCGTCCGGTGGCGCAGCAGTTCGAGGCGCTGTTTCTCAACATGATGCTGAAGAGCATGCGCGAGGCGATTCCCAAGGGCGATCTGGTCCAGAGTCCCGCATTGGATACGCTTGGTTCCATGCGCGATCAGCAGTTCGCCCAGGCGCTGGCGGGAAAGGGCATTGGGCTTGCCGATCTGCTGGTCGAGCAGCTCTCCGCCCGTCGCGGCGAAGCAGTCGCTACCCGCGACGACCAGGCCGCGCTGGGCGAGAGCGGTGTGCCTTGGCGGATTCCTCCCGAGCTCGCCAGCACCAGGCAGGGCGCGCAGATGCAAGCGACCGACGCCGGCATCCAGGACCGGCTCGATCGATTGCTCGGCGAGGTGGCGCCCCACGTCCAGGCGTTTCTCGACCGCCTTGCGGGTCCGGCGCTGCGCGTGGCCGAGAGTAGCGGTATTCCGGCGCGGCTGATTCTTGCCCAGGCCGCACTCGAAACCGGCTGGGGGCGGTCGGTGGCCGACAACGGAAACGGCGAGAGCAGCCATAACCTGTTTGGGATCAAAGCCACGGGTGGCTGGCAGGGCGACAGTACGCTGGCGACTACCCACGAATTCGAAGGCGGCGCCATGGTGAAGCGCGAAGAGCGTTTTCGCAGCTACGCCTCGATCGAGCAGTCGCTCGAGGATTACGCGCGGCTTCTAACCGAGAGCCCGCGCTATGCCGGGATCAAAGGAGCCAGCAGCGAAGAGGGCGCCCGCCAGTTGCAGGCCGGCGGCTATGCCACCGATCCGGACTACGCCGACAAGCTGATCAGTATCCTCCGTCAGCTGCCGGCTTCGCTCGAGCACGGCTGGGCGAGCGGCAGCGCGACCGGCCGAGCGACACCGCTCGATGCACTGGGCGATCTCGCGCGCAACCCTACGGCGCTGTTCTGA
- a CDS encoding flagellar basal body P-ring protein FlgI, protein MPQPVRFVRSFFPFVLALSAVLASALPGSAAAERIGDIATIQGVRDNAIIGYGLVVGLDNTGDQTTQTPFTAQTLNNMMSELGITVPSGVNMQLRNVAAAMVTAQLPAFASPGQQIDVTVSSVGTARSLRGGTLLMTPLKGADGQVYALAQGNLVIGGAGAQAAGSSITVNQLSAGRIPNGATIERGVPLDLGSDGLLGLDLKRADFTTATTAMNAINGYFGRNVASAIDGRTLMLQAPTDPSARVAFISQVQNIRMESAAPSPKVTINARTGSVVMNSDVRLRRAAVAHGSLSIVIDAQPIVSQPNPFGGGQTAVVPNANITMQQQGGALQMLNASPDLLDVVNALNLLGATPGDLISILEALKASGSLQAELEVI, encoded by the coding sequence ATGCCACAGCCCGTACGATTCGTTCGCTCGTTTTTCCCTTTCGTGCTGGCGCTGTCCGCAGTACTTGCGAGCGCGCTTCCCGGCAGCGCGGCGGCCGAGCGGATCGGCGACATCGCCACCATCCAAGGGGTGCGCGACAACGCCATCATCGGTTATGGGCTGGTGGTCGGTCTCGACAACACCGGTGACCAGACCACCCAGACACCGTTCACCGCCCAGACCCTCAACAACATGATGTCCGAGCTCGGCATCACCGTGCCGTCCGGGGTCAACATGCAGTTGCGCAACGTCGCCGCGGCGATGGTCACCGCCCAGCTGCCGGCGTTCGCGAGCCCCGGCCAGCAGATCGACGTCACCGTCTCATCGGTGGGCACCGCGCGCAGCCTGCGCGGCGGCACGCTGCTGATGACCCCGCTCAAGGGCGCGGACGGCCAGGTCTATGCGCTGGCCCAGGGCAATCTGGTGATCGGCGGCGCCGGCGCCCAGGCCGCGGGCTCGAGCATCACCGTCAACCAGCTCTCGGCCGGACGTATCCCGAACGGTGCCACGATCGAACGAGGGGTGCCGCTGGATCTCGGCAGCGACGGGCTGCTCGGGCTCGACCTCAAACGTGCCGACTTCACTACCGCCACCACCGCGATGAATGCGATCAACGGCTATTTCGGTCGCAACGTGGCCTCGGCGATCGATGGGCGCACGCTGATGCTGCAGGCCCCGACCGACCCTTCCGCGCGGGTCGCCTTCATCTCGCAGGTGCAGAACATCCGGATGGAATCCGCGGCACCGTCGCCCAAAGTGACGATCAACGCTCGCACCGGCTCGGTGGTGATGAACTCCGACGTCAGGCTGCGCCGCGCCGCGGTGGCGCACGGCAGCCTCTCGATCGTGATCGATGCGCAGCCCATCGTCAGCCAGCCCAATCCGTTCGGCGGCGGCCAGACCGCGGTGGTGCCGAATGCCAACATCACCATGCAGCAGCAGGGCGGTGCGCTGCAGATGCTCAATGCGAGCCCCGACCTGCTCGATGTGGTCAACGCGCTGAACCTGCTCGGTGCCACACCTGGTGACCTGATCTCGATTCTCGAGGCGCTCAAGGCCTCGGGGTCGCTGCAAGCCGAGCTGGAGGTGATCTGA